The following coding sequences are from one Zalophus californianus isolate mZalCal1 chromosome 5, mZalCal1.pri.v2, whole genome shotgun sequence window:
- the LOC118357004 gene encoding 60S ribosomal protein L31, with the protein MAPAKKGGEKKKGRSAINEVVTREYTINIHKRIHGVGFKKRAPRALKEIRKFAMKEMGTPDVRIDTRLNKAVWAKGIRNVPYRIRVRLSRKRNEDEDSPNKLYTLVTYVPVTTFKNLQTVNVDEN; encoded by the coding sequence ATGGCTCCCGCGAAGAAGGGTGGCGAGAAGAAGAAGGGCCGTTCTGCCATCAACGAAGTAGTGACCAGAGAATACACCATCAACATTCACAAGCGCATCCATGGAGTGGGTTTTAAGAAGCGTGCCCCTCGGGCACTCAAAGAGATCCGgaaatttgccatgaaggagatgggaactccagatgtgcgcattgacaccaggctcaacaaagctgtctgggccaaaggaataaggaatgttccATACCGTATCCGCGTACGGTTGTCCAGAAAACGTAACGAGGATGAAGATTCACCAAACAAGCTCTACACACTGGTTACCTATgtacctgtcaccactttcaaaaatctacagacagttaatgtggatgagaactaa